From Coffea arabica cultivar ET-39 chromosome 2e, Coffea Arabica ET-39 HiFi, whole genome shotgun sequence, the proteins below share one genomic window:
- the LOC140036278 gene encoding zinc finger BED domain-containing protein RICESLEEPER 2-like yields the protein MYTISVDNITHNDVTMRLLRDDFSRSKKLVLVGKIFHVLCIGHILNLMVQDGLGEIANNVENISKSVEFVNQSDTKRLLFAEIAQQLQILGKILIHDCRTRWNSTFEMLSFAVKFKKVFPRFQDRKPQYDCCLSIEHCAKVEKVCSTLETFWTVMHKISGSDCFVWKIFKVKMLLDSRLNDEDDFTQAMVHQVKFKFDEYWGKCKLLMAIAAILDPRQKMQEYVAEAVDITGKAFESHDGSSDSQGPIAPKSFD from the exons ATGTATACTATTTCAGTTGACAATATAACACATAATGATGTCACCATGAGACTTTTGAGAGATGATTTCTCTAGATCCAAAAAGCTAGTCCTTGTGGGCAAAATTTTCCATGTCCTCTGCATAGGTCATATTTTGAACCTTATGGTTCAAGATGGCCTTGGTGAGATTGCTAATAATGTTGAAAATATTAGTAAGAGTGTTGAGTTTGTGAACCAATCTGATACGAAGAGGCTTCTATTTGCTGAGATTGCTCAACAATTACAAATATTGGGCAAAATTTTAATCCATGATTGTAGGACCAGGTGGAATTCGACTTTTGAAATGCTAAGTTTTGCGGTCAAGTTTAAGAAGGTTTTTCCCCGATTTCAAGATAGAAAACCTCAATATGATTGTTGTCTATCTATTGAGCACTGTGCTAAAGTAGAAAAGGTGTGTAGCACTCTAGAGACCTTCTGGACTGTCATGCATAAAATCTCGGGTAGTGATTGTTTCGTTTGGAAGATTTTTAAGGTGAAAATGCTCTTAGATTCAAGATTGAATGATGAAGATGACTTCACCCAAGCAATGGTTCATCAagtgaaattcaaatttgatgAATATTGGGGCAAATGTAAATTGTTAATGGCAATAGCTGCAATTTTGGATCCAAGACAGAAAATGCAG GAATATGTGGCTGAAGCTGTCGATATAACTGGAAAAGCATTTGAGTCACATGATGGTTCATCTGATAGCCAGGGTCCAATTGCACCTAAGTCTTTTGATTAg